TGACGCGGACCGCACTCGGGGCCCCCTCTGCCGCCGACGGCGGCCGCTGACCGGTTTCCACTGACATGCGTTCACTCCAGTGTCTTCGAAAATGGGCGCGTTCGAGCCGCACACGACCGGTCAAGGCCGTGCGCTGCAGGTACTTCGAACCAGCCCGGCCGCCCTCTTCAAGCGGTCTCCCCGTCGCTGGGGGCTGCCGGTTCCCAGAGACTACATGTTGGGGTTCAGGTCCGCACGGGACCCAAGGTATGGCGTGTCAGTCTCACCCTGGCGGGTTATTCGATCACCGACCGCAAGATCCGAAACGGAGCTTCGTGGCGGTCAGTGCCGCGCTGGCCACGGGCCGTTTCCCGGCCAGGTAGCCCAGCGGCCCGGCCGGGTTGACCGACCAGTCGGCAGCCGCCGCGCGGGGCTTGGAACGCCACTCGACCGGGCTACGCAGCAGGCTGCCGTTGCGGTCCTGAGCGATCTCGAAGCGTACCGGGAGGGTGATCGGCAGCCCGATGCGCGGGGTGAAGGCGGCGGTGGCGATCCAGTCGTCGGAGGTCGCCGCGGTGAAGGTGCGGCCGCCGGTGAAGGTGAAGGCCGCGAGCTCCTTCGGAATGCCCCACAGTTCGCGCCCGCCCGCGCGGGAGATCTCGCTGTCCACCCAGATGTCGGTGATCGACGCGGCGAGCCCGCGGCCGCGGACGGCGACGCAGGAGAGGAGTTCGTGATAGCTCAGCTGGCCGGACGGCAGGTAGTCGATCCAGGCGGTGAAAACGGCGGCCTGGTTGCCGAGGAGGAGCGGTTCGGCGCCGGCGGGCAACGCGGGCAGTTCGCCGGCGGGAACCCGCCACATCGAGATGCACGCGTCGGCGGCGAGGTGCCACGGTTCGGGTGGGTATTCGGTCATTCGTTGGTCCAGGGCAGGTATGGCGGCAGATCACGGTCTACCCGCAGGGGGAACTCGGGCGGGCGTTTCTGGAAGAAGGACGCGATGCCTTCGACCGCGTCGGGGTTCGAGCCCAGTTCGGAGATGAGCTTCGAGTCCACCTGGTGGACGTCGAAGGGCGACGGGGCCGAGGCCATCCGGTAGAGCAGCTGCCGGGTGACCGCTACCGCGACCGGGGAGGTGGCCTCGGCGATCTCCTTCGCCTTGGCTTGTGCTTGCGCGAGGGTCTCGTCGGGCTCGTGGACCTGGTGGACGAGCCCGGTCTGGAGTGCTTCGTCGGGTCCGAAGAGCCGTCCGCTGACCATCCAGTCGACCGCCGCGCCCATCCCGACGAGCCGGGGGAGGAACCACGCGGACGCGCCTTCGGGGTAGATCCCGCGGCGGGTGAAGACGAAGCCGAATTTCGAGTCGGTCGAGGCGAACCGGTAGTCGCAGGACAGCGTGATGGTGATGCCCGCCCCGACGGACGCCCCGCGCAACGCGGCAAGCACCGGTTTGTTCATGGTGAAGATCCGCTTCGACACCCGGCCCGCGGGTTCCTGCCAGTCCTCCGGCGGATGGTCGCCGAAGTCGAACCCGCCGGAGGAGAGGTCGGCCCCGACTGAGAAGTCCTTGCCGGTGGTCCCGAGCACGACCGCGCGGACGCCCTCGTCCCGGTCTGCCCGGTCGAGCGCGTGAGCGAGCTCGTCGGCCATCCGGATGGTGTAGCCGTTGCGCGCCTGCGGGCGGTCGAGCAGGACGGTCGCGACCTTGCCGGCGACCTCGTAGGTGATCTCCGCATAGGAGTCCATGGGAGGACGGTAGGGCGCTTGTTTTCACCCTGTCAATAGCGTGCCGTCCACGCTTCCGGCGCGCCCCAATGTGGCATTGGGGGCATCTGACGCACCGAATGCCACATTGGGTGCATCCGACGCACCCAATGTGGCATTGGGGGCGGGCATGCTCAGGGGGCTGCTGCCTCCAGATCGAACGGGGCCGGGAGTGGCGTTCCAGCGGAGTTCGGTGCCGGTGCAGGAGGTGCCGCGGCTGCACCTGGACCTGTACGCCGGGGACGCCGCGGACCAGGCGGCCGAGGTCGAGCGGCTGGTCGGGCTGGGGGCGCAACGAGTGGACTGGCCGCACCACCCGGAGGACCCGGACTTCGTGGTGCTGGCCGATCCGGACGGCAACCGGTTCTGCGTGATCGACACCTCGCGCGGCTGATCTGCTGCCTGTGAAGGACTCCTTGAGGGACTCAGATTCCCCCAGGGGGCCCTTCGCGGACGTCGCACCGGGGCCGGGAGACCGGCCGGGTGGAGGCGAGAGGAAAAACAATCATGCGCGCTTGATTTTTCCCGGCGCAGGGTCCACGCTGAACCCGCACGAGGTGGTGCGGCGGACGCAGGGAGGCGCAGGAATGGCTGATCTCGCCGGGATTCTCCGGGATCTCGCGGCCGAATCGAAGGCGGTCGACGACCTGGTCGCCGGGCTGCCCGCCGAGGGGTGGGCCCGGCCGACTCCGGCCGAGGGGTGGACGATCGCGCATCAGGTCGCGCATCTCGCCTGGACCGACGGCAAGGCGCTGATCTCCGCCAGCCGTCCGGAAGACTGGCCGGCCGAGGTGGAGAACCTGTTGAGCGTCGGCGAAAGCTACGTGGACGCGGGTGCCGACGAGGGAGCTGCCCTGCCGCCGGCCGAGCTGCTGGCGCGATGGCGGACCGGGCGCGAAGCGCTCGCCGAGGCGCTCAGCAAGGTTCCGGAAGGGCAGAAGCTGCCCTGGTACGGCCCGCCGATGAGCGCCGCGTCGATGGCGACCGCACGGATCATGGAGACCTGGGCGCACGGGCAGGACATCGCCGACGCGCTCGGCGTCACCCGCGAGCCCACCGAACGGCTGTGGCACATCGCCCGGTTCGGCACCCGGACCCGCGACTTCGCGTACAAGCTCAACTCGCTGGCCCCGCCGGCCGAGGAATTCCGCGTCGAGCTGACCGCGCCGGACGGCAGCACCTGGGCGTTCGGGCCGGAGGACGCGGCGCAGCGGCTCACCGGCAGCGCGCTCGACTTCTGCCTGGTCGCGACCCAGCGGCGGCATCCGGCGGACACCGACCTGGTCGCCACCGGCGCGGAGGTCGAGGAGTGGCTGGGGATCGCGCAGGCGTTCGCCGGTCCGCCGGGAGCCGGTCGCAAACCCGGGCAGTTCGCGTGAGCGGCGCGCCGCTGCGCGTCGGGAACGCGTCCGGCTTCTACGGCGACCGGTTCTCCGCCGTGCGGGAAATGCTGACCGGCGGCCCGCTGGACGTGCTCACCGGCGACTATCTCGCCGAGCTGACCATGCTCATCCTCGGCCGCGACCGGATGAAGGACCCGGCGCGCGGCTACGCCAAGACGTTCCTCCGCCAGATGGAGGAGAATCTGGGGCTGGCGAAGGAAAAGGGCGTCCGGATCGTCGCGAACGCGGGCGGGCTCAACCCGGCAGGGCTCGCCGGCGCGTTGCGCGAGCTCGTCGAAAAGCTCGGTCTCGACGTCCGGGTCGCGCACGTCGAGGGCGACGATCTGATCGCGCGCGCCGACGAATTCGGCTTCGACAGCCCGTTGACCGCCAACGCTTATCTCGGTGCCTGGGGCATCGCCGAGTGCCTGAACGCGGGCGCGGACGTCGTGGTCACCGGCCGGGTGACCGACGCGTCGGTGATCGTCGGACCAGCGGCGGCGCATTTCGGCTGGGCGCGGGACGACTACGACGCGCTGGCCGGAGCGGTCGCGGCCGGCCACGTGATCGAGTGCGGCGCGCAGGCGACCGGCGGGAACTACGCGTTCTTCCGCGAGCAGCCGATCGGCGTGCCCGGGTTCCCGATCGCGGAGATCCACGCGGACGGGTCCAGCGTGATCACGAAACATCCGGGGACCGGCGGAGTGGTCAGCACCGGGACCGTCACCGCGCAGCTGCTCTACGAGATCACCGGCGCCCGGTATGCGAATCCCGACGTGACGGCCCGGTTCGACACCTTGTCCCTGTCCGATGCCGGGCCGGACCGGGTGCGGATCAGCGGGGTGCGCGGGGAAGCGCCCCCGTCGACGCTGAAGGTCTGCCTCAACCGGCTGGGCGGGTTCCGCAACGAGACGACGTTCGTCCTCACCGGACTGGACATCGAAGAGAAAGCCGCGCTGGTCAAGCAGCAGCTGGAAGGTGCGCTGGCGAAGCGGCCGCCGGCGGAGATCCGGTGGACGCTCGCGCGCACCGACCACCGGGACGCGGACACCGAGGAGCGCGCCAGCGCTTTGCTGCATGTGGCGGTGAAGGACAACGACCCGAAGATCGCCGGACGCGCGTTCAGCGGGGCGGCGATCGAGCTGGCCCTGGCGAGCTACCCGGGGTTCCATGTGACCGCTCCGCCGTCGGACGCGGCGCCGTTCGGGGTCTACTCGGCGGCCTATGTGGACGCGGGCGCGGTGCCGCACGTCGCAGTACTGCCGGACGGGACCAAAGCGGACATCGCCCCGTCTGCGGACACCCTGGCTTTGTCCGAAGTGGACGAGCCGGAACTGCCGGAACCGTTGTCCGCCGGGAAAGTGCGCCGGGCACCGCTCGGGCTGGTCGCCGGCGCACGGAGCGGGGACAAGGGCGGCAACGCGAATCTCGGCGTATGGGTGCGTTCCGAAGAGGCGTGGCGGTGGCTGGTCCACCGGCTGACCGTAGCGGAGTTCCGCCGGCTGCTGCCGGAAACCGAGAGGATGCCGGTCACCCGGCACCTGCTGCCGAACCTGTGGGCGATGAACTTCGTGGTCGAGGGAATTCTCGGCGACGGCGTCGCTTCGCAGGCCCGGTTCGATCCCCAGGCGAAAGCGCTCGGCGAATGGCTGCGGGCGCGCGAACTCGACATCCCGGAGGCGCTGCTGTGACCGTGGATCCGTTCCGCACGCCGGAACGCGCCGAACTGCGCGCGACGGTGCGCCGGTTCGTCGAAAAGGACGTGCTGCCGCACCTGGACGAGTGGGAGCGGGCTGGCGAGCTGCCGCGCGACCTGCATCGCAAGGCCGGCCGGCTGGGGCTGCTCGGGGTCGCGTTCCCGGAGTCCGCAGGCGGCGGCGACGGCAACTACCTCGACGCACTCGTAGTGGCCGAGGAGATGCATTACGCGGGCGGCTCCGGCGGGTTGTTCGCGTCGCTGTTCACCTGCGGGATCGCGGTGCCGCACCTCGTCGAGGCGGGCGACCCGGCGCAGATCGAACGCTGGGTGCGGCCCACGCTCGCGGGCGAGAAGATCGGTTCCCTTGCGGTCACCGAGCCGGACGGCGGATCGGACGTCGCGGGCATCCGCACGACCGCGGTGCGCGAGGGCGACGAATATGTGGTCAATGGCGCGAAAACGTTCATCACCTCGGGCTGCCGCGCGGACTTCGTCACCACGGTGGTGCGCACCGGCGAGGCGGGTGCGCACGGGCTGTCGCTGATCGTGGTGGAGCGTGGAACTCCCGGCTTCACCGTGTCGCGCAAGCTGGAGAAGATGGGCTGGGCTGCTTCGGACACCGCTGAACTGTCGTACGCGGACGTCCGGGTTCCGGTCGAGAACCTGGTGGGAGCGGAGAACAGCGGATTCGCGCAAGTGGCTACGCAGTTCGTCACCGAGCGGCTTTCCCTGGCAGTGCAGGCGTACGCGCACGCGCAGCGGGCATTGGACCTGACGCTGGACTGGTGCCGGATGCGCGAGACGTTCGGCCGTCCGCTGATCTCCCGGCAGCTGGTGCAGCACAAGCTCACCGATATGGCCTGTCGGATCGACGTCGCCCGGACCTACGCCCGGCAGACGGCGATCCGGCACGTCTCCGGCGAAGAAGTGATCGCCGAGGCGTGCTTCGCGAAGAACACCGCGGTGGCGGCCGCCGAATGGGTCGTGAACGAGGCCGTGCAGCTGCACGGCGGGCTCGGTTACATGCGCGAGTCCGAAGTGGAACGGCACTACCGCGACGTCCGCATCCTCGGCATCGGCGGCGGCACCACCGAAATCCTCACCGGACTGGCCGCGAAGCGATTGGGATACACCGCATGACCACCATAAGGTCCACAGTGGACACTCGGGCCGGCGAGTTCGCCGCGAACCGGGAGGCGATGCTCGAGAAGCTCGCCGAGATCGACGCCGAACAGGCCAAGGCGGTCGCGGGCGGCGGGGAGAAGTACGTCGAGCGGCACCGCAAGCGCGGCAAGCTGCTGGCGCGCGAACGGATCGAACTGCTGCTGGACGCGGATTCGCCGTTCCTGGAACTGTCGCCGCTGGCCGCGTGGGGCTCGGACTACAAGGTCGGCGCGAGCGTGATCACCGGGATCGGAGTCGTGGAAGGCGTCGAATGCCTGATCTCGGCCAGCGACCCGACCGTCAAGGGCGGCGCGAGCAACCCGTGGACCACCAAGAAGTCCTTCCGGGCGGCCGACATCGCGGCGCAGAACCGGCTGCCGGTGATCAACCTGGTCGAATCCGGCGGTGCGGATCTGCCCACCCAGAAGGAGATCTTCATTCCGGGCGGGCGGATCTTTCGTGACCTCACGAGGTCTTCGGCGGCGAAGGTGCCGACCGTCGCGCTGGTCTTCGGAAACTCGACCGCCGGCGGCGCGTACCTGCCCGGCATGTCCGACTACGTGGTGATGGTCAAGGAACGCGCCAAGGTGTTCCTCGGCGGACCGCCGCTGGTCAAAATGGCGACCGGCGAGGAGTCCGACGACGAATCGCTCGGCGGCGCGGAGATGCACGCCCGCACGTCCGGGCTCGCCGACTACCTCGCCGTCGACGAGCAGGACGCGATCCGGCTCGGCCGCAGCATCATCAAGCGGCTGAACTGGACCAAGCAGGGCCCGGCGGCCAAACCGGACTACGCCGAGCCGCTGTTCGACGCCGAAGACCTGCTCGGCATCGTCCCGGCCGACTTGAAGATCCCGTTCGACCCGCGCGAGGTGATCGCCCGGGTGGTGGACGGGTCGGACTTCGACGAGTTTAAGCCGCTCTACGGGACCAGCCTGGTCACCGGCTGGGCGAGCATCCACGGCTACCCGGTCGGGATCCTGGCCAACGCCCAGGGCGTGCTGTTCGGCGAGGAATCGCAGAAGGCCGCCCAGTTCATCCAGCTGGCCAACCAGATCGACACGCCGCTGGTCTTCCTGCACAACACGACCGGCTACATGGTCGGCAAGGAATACGAGCAAAGCGGCATCATCAAGCACGGCGCGCTGATGATCAACGCCGTGTCGAACTCGAAGGTGCCGCACCTGTCCGTCCTGATGGGAGCGTCCTACGGTGCCGGGCACTACGGGATGTGCGGCCGGGCCTACGATCCGCGGTTCCTGTTCGCCTGGCCGAGCGCGAAGTCCGCGGTGATGGGACCGGCCCAGCTGGCCGGCGTGCTGTCCATTGTGGCCCGTGCCGCCGCGGCGAGCCGAGGCCAGGAGTACAGCGAGGAGAACGACGCCGCGATGCGCGCCATGGTGGAAAACCAGATCGAGGCGGAATCGATGCCGATGTTCCTCTCCGGCATGCTTTACGACGACGGCATCATCGACCCGCGCGACACTCGCACGGTGCTCGGGATGAGCCTGTCGGCGATCCACAACGGACCAGTGAAGGGCGTCGAAGGCGGCTTCGGCGTCTTCCGGATGTGAGGGCCATGATCCAGAATCTGCTGGTCGCCAATCGCGGCGAGATCGCGCGCCGGGTGTTCCGCAGCTGCCGGGACGCCGGAATCGGCACGGTAGCGGTGTTTTCCGACGCGGACGCCGACGCGCCGCACGTGCGGGAGTCCGACGTCGCCGTCCGGCTGCCCGGCAACGCGCCGGGCGAGACGTATCTGCGGGGCGAGCTGATCGTCAAAGCCGCCGCGGACGCCGGCGCGGACGCGGTCCATCCCGGCTACGGCTTCCTGTCCGAAAATGCCGGGTTCGCCCGCGCGGTTCTCGACGCCGGGCTGACCTGGGTCGGCCCGCCGCCCGCCGCGATCGAGACCATGGGCTCCAAAGTGGAGTCGAAGCGGCTGATGGCGGCCGCCGGGGTGCCGGTGCTGTCCGAATTGGACCCGGCCGGGGTGACCGAGGCCGACCTGCCGTTGCTGGTCAAGGCTTCGGCCGGCGGTGGCGGGCGCGGCATGCGCGTGGTTCGCGAGCTGGGCGAGCTGGCTGAAGCCGTGCAGAGCGCTCGCGCGGAAGCGGGATCGGCGTTCGGCGATCCGACGGTGTTCTGCGAGCGGTATCTCGAAACCGGGCGGCACATCGAGGTCCAGGTGCTCGCCGACGCGCACGGCACGGTCTGGGCGGTGGGCGAGCGGGAGTGCTCCATCCAGCGCCGGCACCAGAAGGTGGTCGAAGAAGCGCCATCGCCCTTTGTGGACGATGCGATGCGCGCCGAACTGTTCGACGCGGCGCGCAAGGCCGCCCAGGCGATCGACTACGTCGGCGCGGGCACCGTCGAGTTCCTCGCCGGGCCGGACGGCCGGTTCTATTTCCTGGAGATGAACACGCGGCTGCAGGTCGAGCATCCGGTGACCGAGAACGTCACCGGGCTGGACCTGGTGGCGCTGCAGCTGTCGGTGGTTCAGGGCGCGCGGCTGCCGGCGGAACCGCCGGCCGCGAACGGGCATTCGATCGAGGTGCGGCTGTACGCCGAGGATCCGTCGGCGGGCTGGCAGCCGCAGAGCGGGACGCTGCACACCTTCGACGTGCCCGGAGTGGACCGCGAGTTCACGCACGGGTCCGGGCTCCGGCTCGACTCCGGGGTGGAGTCCGGTTCGGTCATCGGCGTCCACTACGACCCGATGCTGGCGAAGGTCATCTCCTGGGCCCCGACCCGGGACGAGGCCGCCCGCCGGCTCGCGGCCGCGCTGGCCGGGGCGAAGATCCACGGGGTGGTGACCAACCGCGACCTGCTGGTGCGGATTCTCCGGCACGAGGCTTTCCTGGCCGGGGAGACCGACACCGCGTTCTTCGACCGGCACGGACTGTCCGCGTTGGCGGCCCCGCTGGCCACTGTGGACACCGAACGGTGGTCCGCGCTCGCGGCCGCACTGGCCGACGCCGCCGAGAATCGCTCGGCCGCCACCGCACTGGGACGAATTCCGAGCGGATGGCGGAACGTGCGGTCCGCTGGGCAGCGCAAGGTGTATGTCCGGGGCGAGCACCGCCACGAGGTCGTCTACTCCTTGACTCGCGGTGTACTGCATGCCGAGGGCTACGACGACGTCGTGCTGGTCTCCGCTGCCCCTGGCGAGGTGGTCTTGGACGTCTCCGGCGTGCGCCGGAGCTTCGCCATCGTCCGATCCGGCCCAGTGTCCTATGTGGATTCTTCGGCGGGGGCCGTGACGCTGACGGCGGAACCGCGCTTCGCCGACCCCGATTCGGCGCTCGCCGCGGGCTCGCTGGTCGCGCCGATGCCCGGCACCGTCGTTCGCCTCGCGGTGACCGCCGGGGACAGCGTGCGGGCGGGAGATCCGTTGCTGTGGCTGGAGGCGATGAAGATGGAACACCGGATTTCGGCCCCGGCGGACGGCGTGGTCGCCGAACTGCCGGTCGAGGTCGGGCAACAGGTCGAGGTAGGCGCGGTGCTGGCTGTGGTGGGAGAGACCGAATGAACGCGATGAACTTCGTCGAGCCCGAGGAGCGGGTCGCGCTGCGGAAAGCCGCGGCGGAGCTGGCGGGCAAGTACGGGCACGACTACTACGCGAAGAAAGCCCGGGCGGGCGAGAAGACCGAAGAGCTGTGGCACGAGGCCGGCCAGCTCGGCTACCTGGGCGTGAACCTGCCGGAGGAGTACGGCGGCGGCGGTGCGGGCATCGCCGATCTCGCGGCGGTGCTGGAAGAGTTCGCGGCCGCCGGTTCGCCGCTGCTGCTGATGGTGGTGTCGCCGGCGATCGTCGGGACGGTGCTGTCGCGGTTCGGCACACCGGACCAGAAGAAGCAGTGGCTGCCCGGGATGGCGGACGGCAGCAAGAAGATCGTCTTCGCGATCACCGAACCGGACGCCGGCTCGAACTCGCACCGGATCACCACGACCGCCCGCCGCGACGGCGACGATTGGGTCCTGTCCGGCCGCAAGGTGTACATCTCGGGCGTCGACGAGGCGGACGCGGTGCTCGTCGTGGGCCGCACCGAGGACGCGAAGACCGGACGGCTGAAGCCGGCCCTGTACGTGGTGCCGACCGACGCGCCCGGGTTCGAGTACCGCAAGATCGACATGGACATCGTCGCTCCGGAGAACCAGTTCTCGCTGTTCCTGGACGACGTGCGGCTGCCCGCGGAAGCCCTGGTCGGCGAAGAGGACGCGGCCATCGCACAGCTGTTCGCCGGCCTGAACCCGGAACGGATCATGGGCGCGGCGTTCTCGCTGGGCACCGCGCGGTACGCCCTCGACAAGGCCGTCGGCTACGCCAACACCCGGCAGGTGTGGGGCGCGCCGATCGGCTCGCACCAGGGGCTCGCGCACCCGCTCGCACAGGTGAAGATCGAGCTTGAGCTGGCGAAACTGATGACGCAGAAGGCTGCGTCGCTGTACGACGCCGGGGACGATTTCGCGTCCGGCGAGTCGGCGAACATGGCGAAGTACGCCGCTGCGGAGGCCGCTATCCACGCGGTCGACCAGGCGGTGCAGACGCACGGCGGGAACGGGCTGGCGACCGAGTACGGTCTCGGAACGCTCGTGACGGCGGTGCGACTGGGCCGGATCGCGCCGGTGAGCCGCGAGATGGTGCTGAATTTCGTGGGGCAGCACAGCCTTGGGCTGCCGAAGTCGTACTGAGTCCAGTGGGGAACGCTGAGTGTCATGACGAGGGCGGAGGTCCGGGCGGAGCGGCCTGGCCAGAATGAGGACGGGCCGTCGGACGGTCGGCGCAAGGCCCGGTCGCGGACCGTGCTGACCGCTGGCTCGGCCCTGGCGGCGCTTCCCCGAAACCCTGCCGCCGCGCACCCCGCACCCCGGGCGGGAGCTGCCTGATGCTGCGCGAACCGCAACAAGAACGAAGCCGCACCACCCGGCGGCGGTTGATCGAAGCCGCGATGGACTGCATCGGCGAGCGCGGGTGGCATGGCGTCACCGTCGCCGTGATCGCGGAGCGGGCCGGGGTGTCGCGCGGGGCCGCT
This sequence is a window from Amycolatopsis benzoatilytica AK 16/65. Protein-coding genes within it:
- a CDS encoding acetoacetate decarboxylase family protein gives rise to the protein MTEYPPEPWHLAADACISMWRVPAGELPALPAGAEPLLLGNQAAVFTAWIDYLPSGQLSYHELLSCVAVRGRGLAASITDIWVDSEISRAGGRELWGIPKELAAFTFTGGRTFTAATSDDWIATAAFTPRIGLPITLPVRFEIAQDRNGSLLRSPVEWRSKPRAAAADWSVNPAGPLGYLAGKRPVASAALTATKLRFGSCGR
- a CDS encoding enoyl-CoA hydratase-related protein → MDSYAEITYEVAGKVATVLLDRPQARNGYTIRMADELAHALDRADRDEGVRAVVLGTTGKDFSVGADLSSGGFDFGDHPPEDWQEPAGRVSKRIFTMNKPVLAALRGASVGAGITITLSCDYRFASTDSKFGFVFTRRGIYPEGASAWFLPRLVGMGAAVDWMVSGRLFGPDEALQTGLVHQVHEPDETLAQAQAKAKEIAEATSPVAVAVTRQLLYRMASAPSPFDVHQVDSKLISELGSNPDAVEGIASFFQKRPPEFPLRVDRDLPPYLPWTNE
- a CDS encoding VOC family protein — encoded protein: MLRGLLPPDRTGPGVAFQRSSVPVQEVPRLHLDLYAGDAADQAAEVERLVGLGAQRVDWPHHPEDPDFVVLADPDGNRFCVIDTSRG
- a CDS encoding TIGR03084 family metal-binding protein, which encodes MADLAGILRDLAAESKAVDDLVAGLPAEGWARPTPAEGWTIAHQVAHLAWTDGKALISASRPEDWPAEVENLLSVGESYVDAGADEGAALPPAELLARWRTGREALAEALSKVPEGQKLPWYGPPMSAASMATARIMETWAHGQDIADALGVTREPTERLWHIARFGTRTRDFAYKLNSLAPPAEEFRVELTAPDGSTWAFGPEDAAQRLTGSALDFCLVATQRRHPADTDLVATGAEVEEWLGIAQAFAGPPGAGRKPGQFA
- a CDS encoding acyclic terpene utilization AtuA family protein, producing the protein MSGAPLRVGNASGFYGDRFSAVREMLTGGPLDVLTGDYLAELTMLILGRDRMKDPARGYAKTFLRQMEENLGLAKEKGVRIVANAGGLNPAGLAGALRELVEKLGLDVRVAHVEGDDLIARADEFGFDSPLTANAYLGAWGIAECLNAGADVVVTGRVTDASVIVGPAAAHFGWARDDYDALAGAVAAGHVIECGAQATGGNYAFFREQPIGVPGFPIAEIHADGSSVITKHPGTGGVVSTGTVTAQLLYEITGARYANPDVTARFDTLSLSDAGPDRVRISGVRGEAPPSTLKVCLNRLGGFRNETTFVLTGLDIEEKAALVKQQLEGALAKRPPAEIRWTLARTDHRDADTEERASALLHVAVKDNDPKIAGRAFSGAAIELALASYPGFHVTAPPSDAAPFGVYSAAYVDAGAVPHVAVLPDGTKADIAPSADTLALSEVDEPELPEPLSAGKVRRAPLGLVAGARSGDKGGNANLGVWVRSEEAWRWLVHRLTVAEFRRLLPETERMPVTRHLLPNLWAMNFVVEGILGDGVASQARFDPQAKALGEWLRARELDIPEALL
- a CDS encoding acyl-CoA dehydrogenase family protein — protein: MAAGARTRHPGGAAVTVDPFRTPERAELRATVRRFVEKDVLPHLDEWERAGELPRDLHRKAGRLGLLGVAFPESAGGGDGNYLDALVVAEEMHYAGGSGGLFASLFTCGIAVPHLVEAGDPAQIERWVRPTLAGEKIGSLAVTEPDGGSDVAGIRTTAVREGDEYVVNGAKTFITSGCRADFVTTVVRTGEAGAHGLSLIVVERGTPGFTVSRKLEKMGWAASDTAELSYADVRVPVENLVGAENSGFAQVATQFVTERLSLAVQAYAHAQRALDLTLDWCRMRETFGRPLISRQLVQHKLTDMACRIDVARTYARQTAIRHVSGEEVIAEACFAKNTAVAAAEWVVNEAVQLHGGLGYMRESEVERHYRDVRILGIGGGTTEILTGLAAKRLGYTA
- a CDS encoding acyl-CoA carboxylase subunit beta translates to MTTIRSTVDTRAGEFAANREAMLEKLAEIDAEQAKAVAGGGEKYVERHRKRGKLLARERIELLLDADSPFLELSPLAAWGSDYKVGASVITGIGVVEGVECLISASDPTVKGGASNPWTTKKSFRAADIAAQNRLPVINLVESGGADLPTQKEIFIPGGRIFRDLTRSSAAKVPTVALVFGNSTAGGAYLPGMSDYVVMVKERAKVFLGGPPLVKMATGEESDDESLGGAEMHARTSGLADYLAVDEQDAIRLGRSIIKRLNWTKQGPAAKPDYAEPLFDAEDLLGIVPADLKIPFDPREVIARVVDGSDFDEFKPLYGTSLVTGWASIHGYPVGILANAQGVLFGEESQKAAQFIQLANQIDTPLVFLHNTTGYMVGKEYEQSGIIKHGALMINAVSNSKVPHLSVLMGASYGAGHYGMCGRAYDPRFLFAWPSAKSAVMGPAQLAGVLSIVARAAAASRGQEYSEENDAAMRAMVENQIEAESMPMFLSGMLYDDGIIDPRDTRTVLGMSLSAIHNGPVKGVEGGFGVFRM
- a CDS encoding acetyl/propionyl/methylcrotonyl-CoA carboxylase subunit alpha, with amino-acid sequence MIQNLLVANRGEIARRVFRSCRDAGIGTVAVFSDADADAPHVRESDVAVRLPGNAPGETYLRGELIVKAAADAGADAVHPGYGFLSENAGFARAVLDAGLTWVGPPPAAIETMGSKVESKRLMAAAGVPVLSELDPAGVTEADLPLLVKASAGGGGRGMRVVRELGELAEAVQSARAEAGSAFGDPTVFCERYLETGRHIEVQVLADAHGTVWAVGERECSIQRRHQKVVEEAPSPFVDDAMRAELFDAARKAAQAIDYVGAGTVEFLAGPDGRFYFLEMNTRLQVEHPVTENVTGLDLVALQLSVVQGARLPAEPPAANGHSIEVRLYAEDPSAGWQPQSGTLHTFDVPGVDREFTHGSGLRLDSGVESGSVIGVHYDPMLAKVISWAPTRDEAARRLAAALAGAKIHGVVTNRDLLVRILRHEAFLAGETDTAFFDRHGLSALAAPLATVDTERWSALAAALADAAENRSAATALGRIPSGWRNVRSAGQRKVYVRGEHRHEVVYSLTRGVLHAEGYDDVVLVSAAPGEVVLDVSGVRRSFAIVRSGPVSYVDSSAGAVTLTAEPRFADPDSALAAGSLVAPMPGTVVRLAVTAGDSVRAGDPLLWLEAMKMEHRISAPADGVVAELPVEVGQQVEVGAVLAVVGETE
- a CDS encoding acyl-CoA dehydrogenase family protein; the protein is MNAMNFVEPEERVALRKAAAELAGKYGHDYYAKKARAGEKTEELWHEAGQLGYLGVNLPEEYGGGGAGIADLAAVLEEFAAAGSPLLLMVVSPAIVGTVLSRFGTPDQKKQWLPGMADGSKKIVFAITEPDAGSNSHRITTTARRDGDDWVLSGRKVYISGVDEADAVLVVGRTEDAKTGRLKPALYVVPTDAPGFEYRKIDMDIVAPENQFSLFLDDVRLPAEALVGEEDAAIAQLFAGLNPERIMGAAFSLGTARYALDKAVGYANTRQVWGAPIGSHQGLAHPLAQVKIELELAKLMTQKAASLYDAGDDFASGESANMAKYAAAEAAIHAVDQAVQTHGGNGLATEYGLGTLVTAVRLGRIAPVSREMVLNFVGQHSLGLPKSY